In the genome of Lactuca sativa cultivar Salinas chromosome 3, Lsat_Salinas_v11, whole genome shotgun sequence, the window ttggatttgatgatgtcaggatgtgacgtttgGACCCGATCGGTGGACGGGGAGGtggttagagccacagtgacaggataactagtggaaactagttccagagaaagatttcgttcagaagttgtGGGAgtgactaagtgaggagtccttggACTCCATAGTTGAGTCGGAACTCAGTGTGGCAAATAACCGACGGatgattggagaccaggaaggtctcgatatattttaggaagttcagtgtttcaggcagttcagtgattcaggcagttcagtgttcaggcagCGAGTTGACCGAGGGTGCTACGCCTCTCACAGCAGGGTTGGATAATATCGAAGGGGAGGGTTTGAccttattgcgcagctctcgtatgagtcttaACCGTTGCAAGGATGaaccttttactcgaaggattatctgatccatccGCTGGGACGGGTGCTCAGCACTAAGTATGGAAGTAAGAAGCACTCTGTATGTACCGGCAGTAGTGACCAACACTGAaggtggctggagtgatggacatCGTGAAGGGTACGTTCCTCACAGTGACAAGGGAGATGGATAGCTATAGAGGGCAGCCTTGGGGAGGCCAGAGAACGCACGAGAAAAGGGAGGTGTTTTCAGGAAGGTTGAGGATTAGATGGTACTCGGGGATTTTAACTACAAGGATTATGCCATCCAGATTAACCGGGCAGAAGGTCAATAGGGTTAGAATCACCAGGCAGGGTGTTAAAAGTAGATTGCAAGGCGTTTGGCCGTAgggaaacttcgaggacgaattttagtttaagtgggggagatttgtaacacccgaaatcagaaaggtcaagaaaagaaaggaaaaaccataagttcaagaggaactcgacgagtcagtatcccgacttgtcgagtagagGCGGGATGAACACACGTTTGGAgccggctactcggcgagtccatatgcttggactcggcgagtctgccaatctggatgaaaccctaaatctaagggtttgcaccctatttaaacaactttttgtGCACTCATCAGCCTCCCTCATCCACAGAAAGCTCCATACTAAAACCCTAGCCATCCCTTATcatttttggtgtgatttctcACCTTGTGAAGTTGTTGGTGCATTTGAGGAttaaaagaagagaagagaagaggagGAATCAAGGGGAAGCAAAGAAGATCCGATTTCCTTGTTGTTTCACAGTCTTCATTGAGATATCAAGCTCAAACCTTTGTCCTTCTTCAATTAGATCTTGTATTTGGCTAGTTTTTTCCATTCTTGGCTTGGTAGTGGTATAGAGACCATGTGGGAATGAATGGACATCAGATCTAACCAAGTCTGAGctctagaagcttagatctattgcctttatgggaCCATTTTCGTgtaaaagccctagatctacaaTTTTGGTCCATTTAGTGCCTTTAAACCCTCGTTGATGCATGGATAgatgtaaagtttgaaactttacgtgttaaacaagccctaggatcccagatctataagttgaaGGCAATGGAATTGATCagaatcgactgtatagtgtTTGCATGCAACcgaatcgacgagttgttcttcggactcggcgggtcgagtcgcgagtccccgattttccccttTTAAGTTAggccgagtggaaccagtgagttaTAGGTGGACTCAGTGATTCGGAGAACAGAATcattaatggagggactcggcgagtcaatgccctcagtcggcgagtccaaggcaatcttcttggctcaagaacagactcgacgagtgttcATACTATTCGGCGAGTCACTGCCCAGAGTGTTCgtatgatgaaggagaactcgacgagttgttcatacaactcggcgagtcggatgaagattgactGGGTGTTAGTATCGAGGAGGAACTcttcgagtctatgccaaactcgacgagtagtagcgggAAGGAATGAGAAATgagagtagggactcgacgagtcgggtcaactgtatgttgacttTCACCAGGAGGTTGagtttgaccaggggtaaaatagtcattttaccttcAGTACAGTTATCAATATTTGATTAAGTATGTtatgggaattgtagccgggagagaccggagcagcagcagatagttCCCGAGTAGAGTTTCAGCAGCcaactttcgaggtgagtttccttccagtaggaacgagtctaaggccacaatgctggcccgtttaattagtagtagtttccggacttcggtccgatgtagtagttagtatgtttgatgcctttgtggctcaaacaagatttatgtgttatgtgttccgggctacgaccCGATGCAGTatacagtatatgtgttcatgctagttgatatgtttatgctatgctatgtcgagttagttcggacttcggtccgattcaggggacaaggtcccagtcagtttccggacttcggtccaatgcatgGGGCAAGGCCCCAATaagttcggacttcggtccgatgcaggggacaaggtcccaatcagtttttggacttcggtccgatgcaaggggcaaggccccagttagtccagacttcggtccgatgcaggggacaaggtcccagtcagtttccggacctcggtccgatgcagtcggtaaggcccaatatgtgctttatatgtttgtatggtatgtggtagtttgggggagctcactaagcttcgtgcttacaatttcaggtactcagttttcaaaagaggagctcgcagcggttgcagtgcacacaccatagtcagttagcctgggatgttttactctgataataagtttATGATTTGAATTATTACTATGAAATTATGTTACAACTTATGAAacgtttttttataaatatggttttagtaatgttttaaaagaaatttttagtcgtgaaaattgggtcgttacacacttaaccctaattgtcattttatgtgaaactctAATTTCACGTGGGCCCTAAGTTGGGCCTTTacattgggctttggtgattgggccaataatgggccattCAAGGTcaatcatatggactagaataaatTATTGGACTTAAGGGTAAGGACCATGTAagggggtttgggcccaatttggttgGGCCTTGATTattgggaaaattgggccatagttgggccttggctcattatttgacttttgggccttgggtTGGGCCTGGACTTGAGTCAAGCTAAGATTCGGGTAAaacagtcttttaccccaagcatggacttatgagtATATATGATGGAACCCATTtattaattaggtgttattttgatgCTGACAGatttgggaatctgtcatccaatacctagggttttgtcagcaggacttcagcagtatgaggtgagttttccttccagtaggaacgggtctacgaccacaatgccggaaAATTTAGATGTTAGTAGTTCCAGACTTTGGTTCGATGCCGGGGGTTAGCCTGATGCTGTTTacatgtttccggacttcggttcgatgccggggtggtcccgagaagcagttatgtatgcttgatgtcttcatgattcatgcatgtttatgatatgtgttatatgttccggaatCCGGTCTGATGACGGGCAAGCCCGATATattcatgtttatgttatgtacagtttattccggacttcagtcctATGCCCGGCGGGGCCTGATGCAGTAGGCGGGGCCTAAGTTATTCCagaattcggtccgatgtcgggcggggcccgatgtagtgggcggggcccatgttatgccggactttggtccgatgccgtgcggggcccgatgcagtgggcaaggcccagtttGTGCTATATGAGTGAttctatggtatgtggtagtttggggagactcactaagcatcgtgcttatagtttttagttgtggttttaggtactcagttttcaaaagtggagctcgggaagattgcagtgcacacaccatttgttcagtctgggatgtttatactctgatatacttgacagttgttataatattttgagatacattgtttatgatttttatgcgaTATATGATGACTATGGTTTTGTTACTGatataaaacgaaatttttggactgtatttttaggatgttgaACGAGAAAAGGGGTTATAGTCAGGAGTCAATATCAAATTACATAAAACAGGAGTTTGTTGATTTGCCTTGGGCCCACTCTACATTGCTGAAACACCACCTTGAGAAGCTTTGTGATTGCAAAGAATTTTCCATAACTCGAAAGAAACGTTATTTGCTTGCCGGTGTAGATTCTGACCCAATTTCAAACCCTAAAtctgaaaaacatttgaaaacgaAGCAAGATTCATACACGGGGAAGAAAAGCAGTAGGCATAAGAATAAACATAAGAAGATCAAGAATAAAAAAAGCTTGTTGGATTCACAGGAAACCAAGAAACAAATAGTTGAAGTGTTTCAAGAACAAGAAAATGAATTGCTTGAACCAGAATGTTTAGAGATTGAATATCATCAAACAAATGAGGAAGGAAATATTTTGATGGATGTATGTGTTCAAGAAAATGGAGTTTGTGCAAATGATAAGGAGAAAAAAGAAACACAAGGCAAAAAGAAGCGGAAGTCAAAAAAGAGGGGTAAACATGGAAAGAAAAACAAGGATACTCCACTTCAAGATTCGAGTGAAGCAAATTTGAAACAAAATAATGAAGAGATTGAATGTGAATTAAATGAGAAGAATCCCCAAAATGACGGGAAACAAGTCTGGATAAAAGCACAAATAAAGAAAATGTTGAATATGCCAAAAGGTATTGAGTATTTGTCTGAAGAAAAGCAACAGAAAACAAAGTTATCGTCAAGTGCAGTGTCTAAACTTATGAATGGGCAGCGATCAAAACTACGTAGTTTTAAGAAGAAAAAAGGTGTGTCAGTTGACAAGGATCAAAAGAAGCAGAAAACGCGTGGTAGACATGATAAGATGCAAAGAGGAGCATCAAGAAAAGGGAAGCTCCAAATCGATTGGATTAGAAGAAAGCTATGATCTTTTCTCAAGATTTTGTGAATTATTAGGTATTTATTAAGATAAGTTAATTGCTATTTCTTGGTTGTTTTAAAAAATGGGTACttttaaagatatttttatagtaGGAAGTGAAAGTAGTTTTTGAACTCAATTAGTTTGAATCCCAATTTACATCTCTGATTGTTTTCCGATTCAGGCTTTTTGAACGTTTAATTTAAGATAATGTATTAAtatttattggttttatgtcaatattaaattttttagTTTAGTTATGTCCttgtttatgtttgatattttgaACCAAGAAATTTTGTTATATCTTTGAGTTAATAATTGTGGTTATTGTGAAATCTTTTTGAATATCTTTTATTCTATTTGTCAATTAGAAATTTTACGCCTTATAATTGTAAATTTCTATGGTTATTTAGTTTACTTTGTAATAAGAAAACACTGAAAAAAAAGTAAATACTGCAAGTAGAGATATTATCTGTGTCTGTTTGTTATGATGTAATGAAATCACAAATGAATGAAATAAACAACATAATGTACTTAGTGAGGTAAATAGAAGTCCGGTTATTTGGTTGGCTATAAGAAATGTAACGAGTCATTCAAAAATGATTGTTattagaaattaattagaattaaattgataaaataaagaaaaaagtattgttttataaaaataaagtcTAATTGAATAAACTATATCGTTAAATAAGGGAAATCTCCAGAAAAGCCCTAAAATTTTAGtgtaatttatgaaaaagtcccgaactattttttgtttacagaaaagcacAGAATACCAGCTAGAACTTCGAAAAATCTTTTTTTGGCCGGTTTCGTAGATTTAGTCGGTATTCTGTCatttttcgttagtttgctcTAAATATTAGGACTCTTCTGAAAATTACCTGATAACCAAAATATTGagatttttttgaaaattagtacataattaatgcatattattaTTAACGAatcatttataaaaatatttttttaattataaacaaAGGAAATACATTTGTTGCTAATTTTTAGGAATATAATGGTCGACTATGTACTTCTCTATTGTTTGTTGACCACTTCAAAGTCTCTATGTTCTTTCTATGTATCATTGTGGGCGTCTTAGTGAGAAGTACTCTGTTAGGCGTGACCAATACAagagttgataatatttattaatacacaATCAGTAAGTGTCTACTTGCTATTAGGTATGAAGCTATATGATCACGTGTTATCAGAAAATATCATTACACGAACATATAGATCTTTCATTATGTTCTTTAACCTAAGTACCACCTAACCTCCAAACATTACTGGTAACAACTATAAAATTACACACATATATCGAGAGTGAAAAGTAAACATTGAATGATAATTTAAATAGATAACAACCCTTCACTTGTTTCCATATAAATTATCATTCATGGTtcacttttcacattttataGATGTGTGTTAGCCGATGGTTGTTAACATGTAAGGTATGAATGTTGGTTGGTAGTTAGGTTAAACAACATAAGAGGAACACCAACATTAGAGGAATGCTAACTAAGTTAATCTCATCATCATACCCACAACAATGCATAGGAAGAATGTAGAGAGTTTGAGTAGTCAGGAAGCAATAGAGTACTTAGACCACCAATTTATTCCTAgaaaattgcaataaatgtatttttttttataataattttttttttatgtttataaatgatttgttaataataatatccattaatttcATGGTAAATttcagaaaagtcccaatattctggttattatgtaatttttggaaaagtcccaaaattttgagcaaactaacgaaaaagGACAGAATACCGGGAAAATCTGGGAAACCGGCCGAGAAtggttttttcgaagttttaacTGGTATTCTTTTAGTTATTTTTGGCGAAGAAACTATTAGTAATTTAATTGgagttttaaaaatttattttataaaatatattttagggAAAATTGACGCAACGACCCTATTATGTATTTCGACTTTACCTTTTTAGTCcctaaagtttttttttcataCCTTTTAAGGGAACAAAATTGATGTCGACCTGTTTTTTTGGTCTGCGACTTAATATACCAGGTTACATAAGCCATGTAAAAATTAAACCGATGTGGCTTCCCTCTCTATATGATTTGAGACTTTTTTTTAGTTAAAAGAAGGGAAAATGATGCAATGGCTCTACTATCTTTTATGATTTTGCGTATTTAGTCCTTAAATTTTTTTTCGTGCCATCTAAGGGAACAAAATGTTTAGTGACCTTGTCTATTTAGTAACCTTAACTTAATTTAACTGGTAATCAGTGCCACATTTGCAACTTAAGACATGTAAGGGTCTATGTGGACCTATACGACGTCATTTTGAAAATGAAATCTTATATTGGTCAGGATAATAATACAATGTCGTTTACAGACGTCCCTTTCGGAGCAAGAATTCAACTgttatataaactaatatttGTGCCCTAAAAGGAGCACCCTCTTCAACTTTGATAACCTAATATTGTAAAACATAGCCTATCCTAAAGTTATCCAAATGTTGTCAGTTACGTCTCCCCTCCATAGTTGGTCGTTCGAAGACCGATGCCATATACAAACCAATGGAAGTGCTTCAGCCGATCATGAGGACATCCAGATCACACTTCTACAACTCCaacttgaagtgtcccttatcagGGAGAAAGGCAATGGTGATCAGCGGCAACTTAGGGAAAGTGTCCGTCGGGAGTTGGATGCCCTTAAACGTGAGGTAGATGACATCAGGCTGGCCACATAGAGGTGTCTCATTTGACCGACGACCCGAGGAGCCATTTCTATTCTCTCAAACCGACGTATGTGAGGGAAACAACTGAACTTGCTAAGCTAAAGAAGCTGTTTGTTTTTGGATGTGTGTTTGGAGTGATCGGTTCTGTGGGGGTGACAGCTTACAAAATGTTCAGATGAAAGGGTAGTTAGGTTTGCATTTGTTTGGGTTTTGTGCTTTTGgatgttgtttttggattttgtttGTTTGGATGTTGCTTTATGGTAGTCTAGCTTTTGTATGGTGAATAGTCTCTTTTTGTTGTATATGGGTGACAAATATGGAAGCACCTGTAATGGTAGTATGTACTGAGAAGAGATTTACAAAACCCATATCAGTGCAAACGAATATTATGGATATACACACGTTTTCCCTTGATTTTATTACAGGTCCATGCATATTCTATGTTGTAGGATAAAAAGGTAGAATTTGGTCATGTATGCTGGTTCCTCTTTTTTACGAATATTAGTTACGTTTTGTATACAGATTTAGGACCACTTACACATGCTTTAAGTAGAAAACATTGTTTTGTATGCCAAATTGGTACCACACCTTTTCCCTTT includes:
- the LOC111920930 gene encoding uncharacterized protein LOC111920930 → MLNEKRGYSQESISNYIKQEFVDLPWAHSTLLKHHLEKLCDCKEFSITRKKRYLLAGVDSDPISNPKSEKHLKTKQDSYTGKKSSRHKNKHKKIKNKKSLLDSQETKKQIVEVFQEQENELLEPECLEIEYHQTNEEGNILMDVCVQENGVCANDKEKKETQGKKKRKSKKRGKHGKKNKDTPLQDSSEANLKQNNEEIECELNEKNPQNDGKQVWIKAQIKKMLNMPKGIEYLSEEKQQKTKLSSSAVSKLMNGQRSKLRSFKKKKGVSVDKDQKKQKTRGRHDKMQRGASRKGKLQIDWIRRKL